The following coding sequences are from one Lolium rigidum isolate FL_2022 chromosome 6, APGP_CSIRO_Lrig_0.1, whole genome shotgun sequence window:
- the LOC124666554 gene encoding protein TPR1-like gives MSSLSRELVFLILQFLDEEKFKETVHKLEQESGFYFNIKYFEEKVLAGEWDEVERYLSGFTKVDDNRYSMKIFFEIRKQKYLEALDKHDRAKAVDILVKDLKVFSTFNEELFKEITQLLTLENFRENEQLSKYGDTKSARSIMLIELKKLIEANPLFREKLVFPTLKASRLRTLINQSLNWQHQLCKNPRPNPDIKTLFTDHTCSPPNGARTSPVSVPLAAVPKAGAAYPPLVGHPPFQPPPAGPSLAGWMTNAAVSSSIQSAGVTASSMPVPPNQAVSMMKRPTITDYQSAESEQLMKRLRPSGHGIDEATYPAPIPQPSWSLDDLPKTVACTLSQGSNVTSMDFHPSRHTLLLVGSANGEITLWEIGLRERLVSKPFKIWDMQACSPQFQSAVAKDSSMSINRVTWSPDGDLMGVAFTKHLIHLHAYQQPNETRQVLEIEAHSGGVNDIAFSRPNKQLCVVTCGDDKLIKVWDMHGQKIFSFEGHDAPVYSICPHHKETIQFIFSTSLDGKIKAWLYDNMGSRVDYEAPGKWCTTMLYSADGTRLFSCGTSKDGDSHLVEWNESEGSIKRTYSGFRKKPSGVVQGVVQFDTAQNHILAVGEDNQIKFWDVDNTNMLTCIEADGGLPGFPRLRFNKEGNLLAVTTVDNGFKILANSDGLRSLRAFGNRPFEAFRSPYEASAMKVSGAPVVAGISPNIGRMDHLDNSPAKPSPMLNGGDPASRSIDIKPRISEEKPDKAKPWELMEVLNPQQFRVATMPETPDQATKVVRLLYTNSGVGLLALGSNAIQRLWKWNRNEQNPSGKATASVVPQHWQPNSGLVMANDTGEANPEESVPCIALSKNDSYVMSACGGKVSLFNMMTFKVMTTFMPPPPASTFLAFHPQDNNIIAIGMEDSTIHIYNVRVDEVKTRLKGHQKRITGLAFSNSLHILVSSGADAQLCVWANDTWEKKKTVAIQMPAGKTPSGDTRVQFNSDQSRLLVVHETQLAIYDASKMERIYQWIPQGTLSAPISHASYSCNSQLVFAAFTDGNVAVFDADNLRLRCRIASSAYMSSTAINSNPAIYPYVVAAHPQEPNQFAVGLSDGSVKVMEPLESEGKWGTPAPVENGVANGRTSASSATSNQATDQNQR, from the exons ATGTCGTCCCTCAGCCGCgagctcgtcttcctcatcctccaGTTCCTCGACGAGGAGAAGTTCAAGGAGACCGTGCACAA GCTTGAACAAGAGTCAGGGTTCTACTTCAACATCAAGTACTTCGAGGAGAAGGTCCTTGCTGGGGAGTGGGATGAGGTGGAGAGGTACCTCTCAGGTTTCACCAAGGTGGACGACAATCGGTATTCCATGAAGATCTTCTTCGAGATCAGGAAGCAGAAGTATCTCGAAGCGCTTGATAA GCATGATAGGGCAAAGGCGGTCGATATTCTTGTCAAGGATCTTAAAGTCTTCTCGACATTCAATGAGGAGTTGTTTAAAGAGATTACACAGCTTCTAACTCTTGAGAATTTTAG GGAAAATGAACAATTATCCAAGTATGGGGATACCAAATCTGCTCGCAGTATCATGCTGATTGAGCTGaaaaaactaattgaagcaaaccCCCTTTTCCGCGAGAAACTTGTCTTTCCAACTCTCAAGGCGTCACGATTGCGGACTTTAATTAACCAAAG CTTGAACTGGCAGCATCAACTTTGTAAGAACCCTCGGCCAAATCCAGATATCAAGACTTTATTCACTGATCATACTTGCTCTCCTCCAAATGGAGCACGTACATCACCTGTGTCTGTACCGTTGGCAGCTGTTCCAAAGGCTGGTGCCGCATACCCACCACTCGTGGGCCATCCT CCATTTCAGCCTCCTCCTGCTGGTCCATCTTTAGCTGGTTGGATGACAAATGCTGCTGTTTCATCATCTATTCAGTCTGCTGGTGTCACCGCATCATCAATGCCTGTTCCACCAAATCAAG ctgtctccatgatgaaacGCCCAACTATAACAGACTATCAAAGTGCAGAATCCGAGCAGCTAATGAAGCGATTGAGGCCCAGTGGACATGGTATTGATGAG GCCACATATCCtgcgcctattcctcaaccttcgtGGTCATTGGATGATCTTCCCAAGACAGTGGCTTGTACATTATCACAGGGATCTAATGTAACTAGCATGGACTTCCATCCTTCTCGTCATACACTACTACTAG TTGGATCTGCTAATGGTGAAATTACGCTTTGGGAGATTGGTCTGCGTGAGAGGCTGGTCTCGAAGCCCTTCAAAATTTGGGACATGCAAGCGTGTTCACCACAGTTTCAG AGTGCCGTGGCTAAAGACTCTTCCATGTCCATTAACCGAGTTACATGGAGCCCTGATGGAGACTTGATGG GAGttgcattcacaaaacatttgatCCATCTGCATGCATATCAGCAGCCAAATGAAACACGCCAAGttctagag ATTGAGGCTCATTCTGGAGGAGTTAATGACATAGCATTCTCCCGCCCAAACAAACAACTTTGTGTTGTTACTTGTGGAGATGACAAGCTGATAAAG GTCTGGGATATGCATGGTCAGAAAATATTTTCGTTTGAAGGGCATGATGCACCTGTATATTCTATCTGCCCTCACCACAAAGAGACTATTCAG TTTATCTTTTCAACTTCCCTGGACGGGAAAATTAAGGCATGGCTTTATGATAATATGGGATCTAGGGTGGACTATGAAGCTCCAGGAAAATGGTGTACTACAATGCTTTATAGTGCCGATGGAACTAG GTTGTTTTCATGCGGAACAAGCAAAGACGGAGACTCACATTTGGTTGAGTGGAACGAAAGTGAAGGATCTATCAAGAGGACATATTCTGGATTCCGTAAGAAGCCATCTGGTGTAGTGCAGGGTGTTGTGCAATTTGATACAGCTCAGAATCACATTTTAGCTGTTGGTGAAGAtaaccaaattaaattttgggatGTTGATAACACCAACATGCTTACCTGCATTGAAGCTGACGGAGGCTTGCCA GGCTTTCCGCGGTTGAGGTTCAATAAAGAAGGGAATCTGCTTGCTGTTACTACTGTAGACAATGGCTTTAAGATACTTGCAAATTCTGATGGGCTCAGATCTTTACGGGCTTTTGGAAACCGACCTTTCGAAGCATTTAGATCGCCATATGAAGCTTCTGCTATGAAG GTCTCAGGTGCTCCTGTTGTTGCGGGCATCTCCCCTAACATTGGCCGAATGGATCACTTAGACAACTCTCCTGCAAAGCCATCTCCTATGCTG AATGGCGGGGATCCGGCATCTAGAAGCATAGATATAAAGCCAAGAATTTCAGAAGAAAAGCCTGATAAAGCAAAACCTTGGGAGCTGATGGAAGTTCTAAATCCCCAGCAGTTCCGTGTTGCCACAATGCCAGAAACTCCAGACCAAGCCACCAAG GTTGTCAGACTTCTGTACACAAATTCTGGTGTCGGTTTGTTAGCACTAGGGTCTAATGCTATTCAAAGACTCTGGAAATGGAATCGCAATGAGCAGAATCCaagtggcaag GCCACAGCCAGTGTTGTGCCACAACATTGGCAACCAAACAGTGGTCTTGTCATGGCAAATGATACCGGGGAAGCAAATCCTGAGGAGTCAGTCCCATGCATTGCACTCTCCAAGAATGATTCTTATGTGATGTCTGCATGTGGTGGAAAGGTCTCATTGTTTAACATGATGACATTTAAG GTGATGACAACATTCATGCCACCTCCACCAGCATCCACCTTTTTAGCATTTCACCCTCAAGACAATAACATCATAGCAATCGGAATGGAAGATTCAACCATCCACATATACAATGTCAGGGTAGATGAG GTCAAAACTAGACTCAAAGGACATCAAAAGAGGATAACCGGACTGGCCTTCTCCAACAGCCTGCATATACTTGTTTCTTCAGGAGCCGATGCACAG TTATGTGTGTGGGCCAACGATACTTGGGAAAAGAAAAAAACGGTCGCTATACAAATGCCAGCTGGGAAGACTCCGTCAGGAGACACAAGGGTCCAGTTTAATTCTGATCAAAGTCGCTTGTTAGTAGTCCATGAGACTCAGTTAGCTATATATGACGCATCCAAAATGGAGAGAATCTATCAG TGGATACCGCAGGGAACTTTGTCAGCCCCGATATCACATGCATCGTACTCGTGCAATAGCCAACTGGTTTTTGCTGCTTTTACTGATGGTAATGTTGCCGTTTTTGACGCGGACAACTTGAGATTACGATGCCGAATTGCATCATCTGCATACATGTCTTCGACTGCCATAAACAG CAATCCGGCCATTTATCCTTATGTTGTCGCCGCACATCCCCAAGAACCAAATCAATTCGCAGTTGGCCTGTCAGATGGATCTGTTAAAGTGATGGAGCCCTTGGAGTCCGAAGGGAAGTGGGGGACACCTGCTCCTGTGGAGAATGGGGTGGCCAATGGCAGGACGTCAGCGTCATCAGCTACCAGCAACCAGGCCACGGATCAAAACCAAAGATAG